The Nomia melanderi isolate GNS246 chromosome 3, iyNomMela1, whole genome shotgun sequence genomic interval atatatacatgctCCAGCCTCCAAAGTCAATGATTAACTTGTTGGACGGAGTTGAAATTCGAAAGGATCCATATGGTGTAGTTCTTGTTATGGGAGCATGGAATTATCCCTTTCAATTATGCATAATTCCTTTGATGGGTGCCATAGCTGCTGGAAATTGTGTAGTTCTTAAACCATCAGAACTGTCTGTAGCTACATCACAATTATTTGCAAGAATTATTCCAAAATATTTAGATGCAGTATGTATAGCAAATGAAACAATGAGTATGTTTTAGATTATActttattacttttttcttaTTCCTCAGGATTGTGTTCAAGTTGTGCTTGGAGGTGTTAGCGAAACAACGGAATTACTCAAACAAAgatttgattatatattttatactggtTCCACTACAGTTGGAAAAATAATACGAGATGCATCAAATAAATTCCTAACACCTGTTACATTAGAACTTGGCGGCAAAaggtataaaattacattcttaaGTTTAGTAACATAAAGGAGTAAAACATAAATGCATATTTGCAGCCCTGTGTATATAGACAATACTGTGGATATACATATAACTACGAAAAGAGTACTTTGGGGTAAATTCATTAATGTGGGTCAAACCTGTATTGCACCAGACTATGTACTTTGTTCGCCAGAAgtacaaaacaaatttataaatgaagCACAGAAAATTCTAAAAGAATGGTATGGTGATAATCCTAAAGAAAGTCCAGATTTGGCACgtataatcaatgaaaatcattaTCAGTAAGtataattttacagaaaaatataattttattagtattccACGCGGATACTATGCAATGgcataatatttctaatatatttttacagtcGACTTGTAAAATACTTAAGTGGAAATGGTAGAATAGCGATTGGAGGAAACTGTGATCCTActgaaaaatacatttcccCAACTATACTTGTGGATGTTAAACCTACGGATCCTGTCATGCAAGATGAAATATTTGGACCAATATTACCTTTTATAAACGTAAATAATGCATACGAAgctattaaatttataaatagccGGTAAGTTTCAACTTTGAATTACtttatacaaaaaaatttgatatagtATATGATACAGATATCCTGAAATAACTTGCAATTGGGTATTCTGTAactgtatatattatatgtaattagATCTTATTTCTTTATCTACATTGCAATGGATTCCATTGGCACACAAGTTAAAGAGCAATTTTGTTCTGAGTAATAATTCATAGtgattcattcattttttatatttagcgAAAACCCACTTGTACTATATGTATTTACCAAGGACAGGGGAGTTCAGGAATTAATAGTTAGTCAAACTCATAGTGGAAGTGTGGCAGTTAACGAAACAATAATGCAATTTTCTGGTGAGTCAggatattagaaaaagaatgaTAAGTAGTTTGCTGATGTAGAAATAGTAGAAAAATTCTCTTCATTTGAAAACTACATTTGGAATCTTATAAGGTGTAGTGTTATGCATGTTGATTCCTGGTGTTTGaacaactataaaatttataaaatactatgaAGTTTCTGTGCCTGTAGTAAATTACTTCTTTGACATAGCATGCTCAGCTccaaatattagatttttaacCAAATATTAAGGTGTTGGTCTTCGGTTACTTTATTTTCGTATGTTAGCCagcatattatttaaaataggtattgtaattataatgaaatcaaGTTTTGGTGGTGCATAAGAACAAAGTGGAATGGCTGTGTACATATAATTTTTaccttgtatataatattttaccctgtatatagtattttacaccctaaaattgattttaagtAAGTTCAGGATAAAACTGCCTCATACTTCTAATTTCATTCGTGGATATTCACACTCCTTACACTCTTGGTATAATACATGGAAATATAAGAGTATTTcctgtttttattgaaatagaatCAAACCAATATTAATTGCTAGTCACTTGAATAATTTGtacattattacatattttacacAGGGAGAAGCCATTATCACTGTATATATTTAGCAATGATAAGAAAACTGTATCACTCTTGCTTGATAATACAAGTAGTGGTAATTCTTGTGTTAATGATACAATGATGCATATCGCAGGtatttgtttcttctttctcttaatTAATTCTTCACTGTCAGAAGATTATCAAAGAGATACGACCTTTCTCACATAACATTTAGCACATGTATCCagacacacacgcgcgcgtgcacacacacacacacgcacacagagAGAGGGTCGAATACCTCTGTTTGTCATCTATAGAGAAAGGCACTGCGAATGAAAGAGCAAGACGCCCGACCTTCAGAACGCTCaaacaaacaaatgaataagggaatattaatgcaatgttaaacttctttatttttcacttttactaattgaaacttttaccCATTGAATCGTAAAATATTTCTGATTTAAAGGAGACCAAacacaatatatttttgaacatatttactttcttaataaattacaataatctattttcttctaCTAAATTGTAACTTAAAGTATGTCATGttctcgttttaatcagaagaattttACAACCGCATTAGTAAAagttatataattgtataaagttacataaaaaagttttataattgcattaatattgtctAATGTTGAGGGGACTCTGGGATATCCTCTAGCTAAACAGTGCCCTTCTCAGGACATTCTTTCTGTGACCTCCAAGCGAGGAATATCAGATTAAAGGAAGTTTTCACCATTTTATTATTCAGCCCATAAAATTCTACCCTAAAATATATACCTTATTTTGTGCGCATGTTCCTTTTATGCTTAACATCTTCTTGTAAATGTTTTGCTTATTTACACTCTTATGCATTTCCTTTAGAGATTAGTTTACACTTTATTCACATGTATCTAATGAAATAgctattggaataaaataacatGAAAAATCATTGCTGCAGTTGACACTATACCGTTTGGTGGAGTTGGTTACTCTGGTATGGGATGTTATCATGGAAAGTATTCGTATGATACATTTGTCCACAAAAAGGGTTGTCTCATTAAGGATTTCAACAAGTTGGCAGAATCCTTGGCATCGtaagcaaatatttttaattttattagtgtgATCATTCTTCCAAACTATTTTTgcaataattgattattacagATGTCGGTATCCACCATATACCGACAAGAAACTGTCCTTCTTAACATCTATGGTGGCAAAACGACCCAGTATACCCggaattaaatatattccaCATCTTTTAGCATTTGGTTTGGGAATGCTGGTCACTTTTGGAATTACAACTGCTCTAAAGGTACATAAAGAAGGcaattttaattcttattaCAATGCTTCTTTACGATACTTTATAAAGCATTAATACTATATTCGCGCAAAGGTACTATCTTTGATAGCTtacctataaaaaatattgtataccaATTTTCAGCCTTCTATATCAACCAGAAGGGTAGTTATAGGGTAAATTtgaattatcagtttttgtttcatttttcctACTTAATGATACATAAAAATCGTGAAAAAAATTGGGAGACGGTTAACGAAGTTGGTGAACAAATATTACGTGCATTTCATAATAttgatattgtattatttttcattttcggtaACTGGAACTGTATAGAGTATACtgtatttacatgtatatacaatgtatttttataatatcactTAAAATCATACTCTAGTcgttgtttatttttctaaaaaatttaaaaggcACGGATCTCGATTATAATGTGGCTTTGAATGATGGTAGTATATAGACTCCTAATGATACATGTAATATATGCAAGGTGTAACAAAATTGTTGCGCATAAATAACAGAGCGTGTACAACTCATTAAACTGGGTAAAAAAACCACAATGAACACGAGTTTAAAATTCAATGGTTTCCGAGATACAAATAGGTTTAGTTTGAAAAGAAATGTATGAGGACCTGAAACTATTGCGTTTTAGACCCATGTTCATTGTGGTTGTTTTACTCGGTTTGGTGGGTTGTACACGCCCTGTCATTTGTGtgcaataattttgttacaccttgtatattttacatgtatCATTAGGAATCTGTATATATTACCATCATGCAAAATCACATTAACTCCAACCAATTGAGGTCCTTTCCTTATGAATGTATCATTAAGAAAATTAGAACTACAAGTATGTATCATATTTACACACTTAAATAAAGCCAATGAAACTTGCATATACGAAcaccaattattttaattttccttaCCAGTCATGTTTAAGGTAATTGCCTtacttataaaatgaaaaaattaaaagattaatatatctttgtaatttatacatttatagataGCACACTACACTTCTGTACATATCTATACATAGATTCATGTACAACTCTATTAAATGAGGCTATGGAGATACCAAATAACAAAGTTACAGgctttgttttaaataatttaataatgaaaataacttTTTCAGGCTCAAGAAGAAAGTGTGTAATGGAGTCCTCGCCATTTTCTTATCAAGGATATGTTACTGAATTATAGttacataaaagaatattattcatacaGTTAGATCGTTTCTAGTTTCGTACACAAATTtgttgtaaaaaaatattatatttttctaagcTTTTTTATTGTACTGTAACACATTTTATTAGTAAGACAtcgattatttgaataatcgaaatgaaaaatgttgctAATGCAAACTGGATAGACGTATGATCACTTCCTTTAAATGACAGAGTAGTACAAATAGATGTTCACGTTggtttatataagtatatatatttcaCTGTATATGTATTATCTGTAACTGTATTTTAAATACAGATAATTCCTATCTCAATTGATATACtaattgtatattacaaatattgtacAAAAGAATGGGAGTTCCATAGGATAGATTATATAAGTTAGATGTTAACCTAAGtgtcaattttttaaacaattatgcTTTTACAATAAACAGATGTTCTTATTGTTATTAACTAATTATACAGACTAATATCAcgttaaatatctttttttaaatacacaaaAGCACAAATAcccgaatttttaataaatctatataaaattgtaaatttcattatacACAATAGTTatgcattgttttataatacaaaaaaataatattataattaaatcacgtacaaaatataaaataatgtcttTGACATTTACCCAATAATatgaagtttcataattttccagataaaagattatttaaatataatttaaaacgagaatgtattatttctttatataataattaacctTAAAAAATGAGCACACACATGCATGAAAAAcagtatttatatgtttattgaTGCAAAGATGCTAGCATACATTATGTGTTATCaaagattcattcaaatttgTAACCAGtacagttttaaaaataatgactTTGCCTTGAAAAGATTTATGATACACAAATGTACCATTTATTGAAAGTCGAATTTGGTACCAGCAATTTACATAGATTAGTAACATGTCCGATATGGAATTGAAGTACTTTTTTGTATTTCACTGACCATGGcagtttatttgaataataataatatttattaatcaaaaGATTAGCGTAAGTCACAATTCAATTTCTTACCATTAAACTATTGCTTCCAAGTGACTGACATTTCTCCTCCTTGAGTACTATCACGTTGAAGACTCTGTAACAGTGTTAGGAACACATATAGTACACTAATTACAAATAGAGtgttatttagaaaaaatttatgtaaatacctTAACATGTATTTGTTGTTTCAACATAGCTGCCCTTAAGATTAACATGCGTGTACGTCTCTGATATTCTTTACCAACACTTATTGACTTTTCAAAGGTTGTACTACGCTGATCAACATCTTTTGCATATAAAATCTACAAATGTGTTATGAAGCATATGAAAacacaaatttaataaaatctcaaTACTAGTGATTATGGAGAGCAATTACCTTATTATGGGAATCTATACGAGCTTGAATTTGTCCATCAAGAATTAGTTGCATGAGTTCATCTTCTAACTCTGAAACTGTTCTGTTAAATGCAGTTGCCATACGTCTCATATCTGCACTTAAATATGgactaaaatattgtattagtGCTCTATTTCGTATTTGCGTGTATAATACATTTACATGTGGTGCTATGTACATATCCAAGAGTACGTTATCCTGAATTTCATCCAATAACTTCAAACATATTGCATACTTTGACTCATaaaatgcaaaaataatatCTCTTAATTGTGGTTCCAACTCTAAGAATAATTTGAAGGAACTACTGAAAATAACTTGCTTTTGTAATTCATGTCTATCAAATGTAGCTAAAGCACAAAGGCCTCCATATAAAGCAATATTTCCAGGAGACAACAATTCTGGACAGTCGCAATGATCTAGCGATGCTTGGAGAAAATGTCTAGCTGCCATTTTGAATCTTCTTGTTGCTAGTTCCGCCAAACCGGCTGCAACCTTTAATTTTGTAACTATAGACTGATTGTTATCTTTACCATGAACATCATAGAAATCTGGTGTACTTTCAGCCTTTGTAACGTAACTCAGTACATGAGTCCAATTTTGTAAGTAAACAGAAACTTTGATAACATTTAAACACATGTTCACAACATGTTTGCTACTGGTGCAGTAATCCCTTGCTCTGGAGTAACACTTTAAGGCATTCAAAAGATCTCCACAATCAAGATAATGATCACCCAAATCATCATGGCCCCTTCTGATACTTTCTTTAATGGAGTTACTTCTGTAATTCTTCAAATCTGTatcgaatttttctaattttagaaCAGCCTTTTTAGATCTAGATTCAACCCATGCTTGGTCTAAAGTTAACATATCTTGAGATGTTGACTGAGCTGCAACATCTGGTAACCCAGGTGTGCCTACAACTTGTACCaactttttatgtaatattatatatagagaAACATTGTATGTTGTCATCACATAAGAGATAGCCATCTTTAATGCTTCTACCCTTAGCATGGGACAATGTTCAGCTATGTACATGAGCCTGTATAATTTGGCAAGACCTGTGTAGCTGTTAGCGTATACTTCCAAGTCCTGCGGATGGAATAAGATAGAAAATACATAGTGATAGTTAtgctttataatatttacataacacATACCAGCGTTGGGTTTTCCACAATATAAGGTTCCTGTTCTGCATTGTCATTATCTTCCGCAGGAGCATCAACTTGCATAGGCTCCACCACATTttgctaaatacatgaaatattatcaattatatttgttcattacacaagaaaaatgaatactgttttaaaattcaaaagttACAATACGAAGTCACAGTCAAGAGATGAATAGTAAtgtaacgaaattaattaaaagtgacATAGCATAATTTAGTCTCATAAAGAAACCGggtaatctttttatttttcctaaTACTGGTAATGTTAGATGTATGATATAGTTCGTATTGCATTTCGAAATTTTACCTGGACGTCGTGAAATTGAAACGGCATGTCAACGTTCTTTTCACGTTACACCTTAGACACTACGAAAGAAAACAACAATTTTGGAGCCAGCGTGCAACAGAGAACCAAGATAAACACATGTATAGCCGATGTACTGCAGGCAACcgagaataatgaaaaatttttcttGGCTATATTTAGATAAGTTTCTGTATGtgcaaaaatatataacaacaaAATAGTTATTCACTTCACTCCGTGACTCGAGAATCCATAACTACATTGAGAGCTCTCTCTGATATTGTGATACTCAATGGTATGTATATAcaatgtgtgtgtatatatacacatgtattCCACCAAGTTAGATAGGGATTTTTTAATAGCGTGAATAGGCACCAGTAAACAATCGAAATTTTCCCTAAGAAACCAGGAAAACGTAGTCGATACGATCGAACATAATATTGAAATGGAACCCACGGCTGAACTACCTGAGAATGAGTGATATCTGTCTAGTAGTCGTGTCCAATATGGCGAGTGTATTGTGAATTGCATTAACGTGCAGGTAAGTTTTGTCttgattttttctaattttggTCTACCAAATAAGTTAAACGATGGAATTCCATTCGTTTTATGCTCACAACTTCATacgtttattgatattttcattcgtgTTTCATGGAACTagatattaatgtaatttttacgTTGAAATATGTGAACTCTGTCAACCTTTGTACCTTCAAGGTCCGATTAGTGAGTTACATTTGCAATGACAGGTGTGTGGTGTGAAAAATACGTGCTCctgattttattgttttgtgaactagaaatataaaatgaaatgaaggaAGAAAAATTGGAAGACGATTGCTGGACAATAATATCTACTAACACTTGATGACTGTATAAATGGAgattaattaagtaaaatttgaaaatggagTATTCTAAACAATATTTTCGAGAATGTACCTCAAAAGTCATTAGtgtgaaataatattacgaAAATACTCAAACATATTAAATGAAGtagttttatactttatatttcactcataatttgaaattaaaacgaaattaaagtattttataaattcaagcTTAATGAAATTCTGCAGATCTTACTGAAACATTGAGAATTCATCATATGATAGATTATTTTggtttattacaatttatattaatagatctctacattttaataaacgaagcacaaaagttttaaaagatacttatagtgttttctataattcaaaacattatattatattatattatattatattatattatataaacattatgtATTATTGTGTTTTATACTTCAGAAAgtaattctgttttttcttCTGCAGGTTCTGTTCCTGCCTGGTGCAATCATTTCTGTGAATAAGGGGAATGAgataaatataagaaacttgTAATCAAACAATGTACAATGAACTACAATGGAAATATGCCAGATTGGCACCAATTTAATGCATCGCAAACAAACGAAGTTACGTCTGCTACACAAAATGTGAATTCTGGTCATTTGGCATTCATTCCTGGTGTTAGTCCACCGACATTGAATGCACTTAGTCTTAGTTCTGAGGGCCTTAGTAAacatcaaaatgatactaattttaatTCAAGAAATTATCAGTCGTTCAATAATGTCTCGAGTGGGGCAAACATTTCGAATAATAGCCCTCTTGTATCTATGGCACAAATGCAAAATTGCATTAGCCATTATACTTCTCCAAATGCAAGAAATCCCATGTTGGATAACTTAAACTCTTCTGTGGATCCTAGAAATACTGCAATCACAAATATAAACGATGATATGGGATACAGAAGTAATCAGGTGCCTTTTAATGGGCCTATGGGTCACTTAAGTGGACCAAGTTGTAATCTAAATACAACTTCTGGACCTATACCCGGGCTTGGATCCCGAACTAATTCTGGACCAGGACCTGGAACTGGTTCTGGAACTGGCCCTGGAACTGGAAATGGACCTGGAGCTAGTCCTATGTATGGACCTGGTCCTAGACACGGATCTGTATCCGGATTTCCACATGGATCAGGTTCTGTACCTACAACTATGGGACCAAGAAATACTAATATGGGTTCAATACATTCTGGAAAACCTGGACCCCCTTCGTATATGCCTTGTAAGGGACTCTGTTGCAATTCAGATcccaatattaattatcaacaaTGGGAAAAGTTTGGATCTTATCAAAATAATACATCGTATAGGGATAATGTACATCCATCCAACTACCAAATGGAGAACAGACATTTCGgaagtaattgtaattttagGAAAGACAATCTAGAAGGTAAGGAAGCAATGGGTTCTGTGGTGCCTAGTGCACCTGTTGTGGATCACCGAAGAAACTATACTGATTACAAGTACCATAAAGATCATTTATTACATAGAAACTATTCAACGTCTGCGGGAATGTTTCCCAACTAtcctatacaaaattacaactACTCAACAGAACATCCAAAGTACCCTTATCCGGTGAAAGAACATCCGAAGactaataatatgaatattccaAATTCAGGAATGTTGAAACATTcagaacaaaattttatacctcaacaaaagtataataacaaacaatttcaatatCAGAATGGAAATATGTTACCTAAAGCGATGCCTGCTGTAAATGTTAGTGGAAATATGGTTCCATCTTCACAAAATGGTTATTTCAATTCACAGTTTACAAGAAACATTCCAACAGAAATGTCTCATGAATGTCAAGAAGCTACTGACAATACTGCTAATAGACTAGCAGGTACTTTTGTACACAACTCTCCTTCTCAACATCAGACGTATCAACATAAAATTGCAATGCaaaaattttcaatggaaaatcatCTCAGAGAATTAAGTCGAATACCTGGGTATCAATCGCATTCAAAGTACAAAGAGTGCGTTATGAGATACagacaattattgaaattacaacaATCAACTAATTATCAGAACCCTGTTCAAACATCACGAGTACCAACACCAATTAATACTGCAGTACCaccaattaatttacaattcgacCAAAATGGTATGTTGATCAACTCCAGTTATTTGCCGGATGGTATTCCTAAATTGCCACATGCTCCAACTACAGAACAATCATCAGAGATTAtggaaaaacaaattaaaaatcagACTTCTGCAGCTAATGAAAAGTGTCAACAAACACAACAATCGGAACACTTAATGATTCCCTCGCAAAGTGAACATATTCCTCCTTCTTGTGTAGAGAGTTTTCAAAAGCAAGATCAATATTCGGTACAGAAAGATTTTAATCAAAATCAGTTGATAGTACAAACAAGTGACAGTCATAGTTTTGATACTTTAAATACcgataacgata includes:
- the CSN1b gene encoding COP9 signalosome subunit 1b, with protein sequence MPFQFHDVQQNVVEPMQVDAPAEDNDNAEQEPYIVENPTLDLEVYANSYTGLAKLYRLMYIAEHCPMLRVEALKMAISYVMTTYNVSLYIILHKKLVQVVGTPGLPDVAAQSTSQDMLTLDQAWVESRSKKAVLKLEKFDTDLKNYRSNSIKESIRRGHDDLGDHYLDCGDLLNALKCYSRARDYCTSSKHVVNMCLNVIKVSVYLQNWTHVLSYVTKAESTPDFYDVHGKDNNQSIVTKLKVAAGLAELATRRFKMAARHFLQASLDHCDCPELLSPGNIALYGGLCALATFDRHELQKQVIFSSSFKLFLELEPQLRDIIFAFYESKYAICLKLLDEIQDNVLLDMYIAPHVNVLYTQIRNRALIQYFSPYLSADMRRMATAFNRTVSELEDELMQLILDGQIQARIDSHNKILYAKDVDQRSTTFEKSISVGKEYQRRTRMLILRAAMLKQQIHVKSLQRDSTQGGEMSVTWKQ